The Ahaetulla prasina isolate Xishuangbanna chromosome 7, ASM2864084v1, whole genome shotgun sequence genome segment CTCTTCTCTTAGGAGTTTAATTGTAAGATAACAGAAGTGAattgtggtgtgtttttttgtgtGATTCCCTTTAATAAAAGCTCAAGAAAATTTCCTAATTTCTGATTATTCCGCAGTTTCTACAAAGGAGTTGCTCCACTGTGGATGAGGCAGATTCCATACACAATGATGAAGTTTGCCTGCTTTGAAAGAACTGTGGAAGCTCTTTACAAATATGTTGTTCCCAAACCAAGAAGTGAATGTTCAAAAGGAGAACAGCTCGTTGTTACATTTATAGCAGGCTATATTGGTAAGGAACATtactcaactttttaaaaaatggtggtaGTAGTTGCAATAGACCAGCTTTTTTCAATATGATACAACAGAATGTGCTAATTTTCAGTTTGGCTAATGGCTAATAATTTAGGATGAATATTTGTTGCAGTTACAGGGAAATTTAATCTTAATATAAAGCTTCTATTGCACCACTTACACATATCCATTGAATACAGGGAACTTGTAACAGGCTGTGGCAATATTGTGATTAAGACATTGGAACAAGCTGTTGTCATGTGATCGTTCCTTTccagctttccacaagcaaagtcaaaggggaagctggcagggaaggttacaaGTTGTTTCTGGAAGCCATTCTCACCCTCCCAAGGAGCCTTACTATGGAATACAAGTGAAAGATCCCAGAAATGTTGTACTCAATAGGGTAAACCTGTCTGCAACCCCCAACCAGTACTCCTTAGCATCTGGCTGCATCCACATCTTTCAATCTGCTCATGCCAGCCCTCCATTGTTCCCCAGTTCCCACCCACCTGTATTCTCCAGTAGTACCTGTGGCTCTCACCAGCCTGTCCAAACATCACAATATTCCTCCTCTTGGCTAATACCTGTGCAGTTGTGTGGTTGTGTGGTGGCAACAGAATCCAGGACTGTTGGGATTGCCattactaagcaatgcagtcatatgaCATTGCACTTTATGACATTATATAGCAGTGGCAATTCTGATCCCAACTGCTGTCATAacctgagggctacctgtaataatGCACtaacaaaaaaattgaaaattaatTCTTTTCAGCTGGTATCTTCTGTGCCATTGTCTCACATCCTGCTGATTCTGTGGTATCTGTGTTGAACAAAGAAAAAGGCAGTTCAGCTCTGGCAGTACTGAAGAGGCTGGGATTCACAGGTAAGTATcaaaataaaagattttttaaaaggaaatgaaTGTTTTTGGTTACTAACACTGGTGTCTTTCTCATCAGGAGTATGGAAGGGTCTGTTTGCCCGTATCATTATGATTGGTACCTTGACAGCACTACAGTGGTTTATCTATGACTCTGTGAAAGTTTATTTCAAGCTTCCTCGTCCACCTCCACCTGAGATGCCAGATTCCTTGAAGAAAAAGCTTGGTCTTACTGAGTAGATGAATGATGGACTGAATGGCTGATAATGAAACATTGTGAAACTTCTCATGGCAGTATAGGACAATGAAACATGCTTGGCTCGTGCTGTCATTGGTGGTCAAAATAAAGAATAACTAGAAAGACTTTGTTTCATAGTTTTAAGTCTGACAGGAGAAAATAGTGTCATCCTAATAAAGAGAAACAACATATTTATGAAAACAGTCTTTTATTTACTAAGTTCTACCTTTAACGTTTCTAAatctgaaaggaaaggaaaagtgcacatattttaattttacatttttatgtaATAATTTGTTCTAATATGAATTAAATGGTTTTCGAACCTGATCTAAATGGGTAATCATAATCATGTATACTATCAATGGTGCAatggaacaaaatattttaaccaGAGAAACTGCTAAGGAAAAAGACTACATTAGGCCGGGAAATATCCTATACCATTAAGGCTGTCACAAGCAAATTAATAGAGTAAGAATAAAAATTGCAAATGTATGTTATAAATACATCTGCTTCCAGGTTAGACCTACCTCAAGCAATCAGTTTGAATCCTATGTAGCTATACACAGTCATCTACtagtaaaatatttgaaattagaaTATTTAAAATTGATTCTGAAGTTCAGAATTAAAGAAAAGTTACTAAGTTTTCAGAAGTAAATAGATGAATTTTGGAAAccataaataataatacatttcttAAGTCAGTACCCAACTTTCTGGCTTGGTGGCCAGGGCAGAaagggatggttctgtgtgagttGCAGGCATGTATACTACTTGCATAAATGGAGCATTGCACGCAAGCACAAATACCCCCTGCTTGGGCAAATGAAGCTGCGCTCGCATGGCCCGGTTCCAAATGGGCTGAGGCTTAGTAGTAGTCtacaacattctttgttgaggTTGGTTAAAAAGCATCTTACCATATCATAAATTATGCCCATCTCATGTTAATAAATTACAGGAGGCACAGAAGAAAAATTtaatatgaaaatgttttaaaatgattttgtcTTAACTACTAAAACCTGAATCGTGTCAGAAATTCTCCAATAttggtttgttattttttttttacaatgctgGGAATGTTTTGCAGAAACATGCAAACCTAAATTTTATCAAGATTTTCACCAGTGTGAAAAGGATCATTGCATTTTCACTAATAATTTAAAACTTGTAATTTCACTTGAAGAATGTAATTTATTCATCAAAACAAAATTGCCTGTTTGAAAATTCAATTTGCTatatgcagatttttttaaattttatgattTAACATGCAACTTTTAGAACAAGGTACTCTGATTTGTTAGAATGAAAATGTTCTTAGATGTGTTCCTATTTGAAATAGTTGTCACTCAATTTGAGTCTGAACTGAAGTTAAATTAGATAGCTTTTTATTCAGGAGAGCAAGTTCCTTTTGGCTTTCCAATAGATCCCCAAGTAGTCTTCCTATTCGCAATGTTAATTCATCTAACACGAGTAGCAAATGTGCCAAATCATTCTTTAAATTGTGGACTTTAGGTTTTAACTCATTTGCAAAGGCTACTGTTGTCCGAACTTTAGCTCTATCACTTTCCAATtctaaaagtttattgaattgctTGGTAGAGTCGGCTTTCAACTCAAGTGATTTTGCCTTAATGTGCTTTACTTCTCTGGTATTTTCAGATGCAATATTTTGTAGCTTTGTAGTCCTGTCAATGCTACTAGTGAGAAGATCCCCTATATTCTGTATTATGGCCTTTTCAACTTTATTTACTTTGTCTTCTAGAATTTCTAGATTCTTTATTAATAAGGATATATCTGTTTGAAGACCTGAAATGCGTCTAATGTCAGTCTTCACATCTGCAATTTTTACAGAGATGCCCTTAGTTTTTTCCTCATGTTTAGCAACTGCATCAGAAAGAGATGTTAAATTTTGCTGGAGCTCCTCCTCTTCTTGAATTAACCGACTGGATCTTATCTGCATGATGCTAATCTCCTTTTGCAGATGCTTCATCTGAGGAATTACATTAAGATCTTCCAGTTGTTTTGTCAAACTTGGTACCATCTCACACTAAAAAGTAAAAAGTCTGATAATATTATATTGAAATTTAAAATGTTCAGATTCTCTGCAATGAAAGGTAATTTAAAATTTTCCAGTTTTATCAGAAAGCTGTCGTAAAGGAAAAGGAGAATATTCTTAGCTATTTTCCTTAGTTTATTAAATAAAGGATAAGGTTTGTGAGCCTTTTATGCTGACATTATAGAACTTGGATATAGTGGTTTCTGTTTAAGTTACGAGAAGCCCCCATTGGCCGTTGTTAAACATTCTTCATGTGATTTCCAGCAAATATCACTGTGCCATAGACCAGCATAAAAGCAATAATATTGgcatcttttttcaactttactgGATTGAGAGTGAGATAagtgtttaattttaaaaaagcataaaattaaaatacacatataaAAAGCTTAATAATAATATACTTAGCATTTCTTCCAGCTATTTTTTCCCACTGTTAACCCTGTGATTTATTTTGGGGTAAGAAAATGATTGGACCAAGGTCAAGCTGTGAACTACCATGCTACCTCAATCTTGGTTTTCCTAGTCTCTATCATAATTCCTTATCTATTACATCAGACTGGTTACTTACACAGCTGTCTCATCTGTATCATAGAATCAAACTTGACTTATAATACATAAATACttccatgtacaggtagtccttgctggaagtccacccattcagcaaccatttggaATTATGGCATTGAACAAAATGACATACAACATTACTGAAGTTCTGATTATTGCATTGCACCTacagtcacatgaacaaaattcaggcccGTTGGCATTTAGAACTGCATTTTAAGCACACATTGCCAGCTGCCGCCACCACCATCTCTGCCCACATGTACCCACTACACAGTACAGTATCACTGTACTAGCTGGGATCTTTTTCATGCCACCCTCTTTCACAGCAGTGCTGTTGGGGCTCCTCTTACACCTTGCCCAGCGTCTCTGCACCTGCTCTGGGCGTCAGTTCACATAACCAGGCCTTATTTTGCAAAAAACCAAAAATCCAGGTAGAAGGATCCTCCTTTCACATCTCTGCTTATTTTGAGAGACTTGTGAAAGGACCCTTCTAGATGGGTACTTTTCTGAAAAAAGGCCCTGGTTGGTGCACAAATGGAGATACTGAATAAGGCACGGATGGCAGCCCTGATAGGGAGCAAAGAAGCCCTGGTGGCACTGGTGCAGCAGTGTGAAAAAGGGCCCAGATGGTACAGTGATGGCACACAGATTGGCAGGCAGCAGTGGGTGGCAGGAGCAGCCAGTAACTAGGCTGACAGCCAAAAGGGGAAAAGATTAGGGGAGATAAGCAGGTATGGGAAATTCAAGACGAGGTAGTCTCTTATGTTATCTAGGCTTAGGACTGAGAGGGACCAAGCTTGGAATGTCTTGGCTAACGACTGATAGCAGTTAACAAGCAACAGGGCCTACcgggattgctgttgctaagtagTATGGTCATGTGATGTCACACTTTATCACTGCAGCATTTCAAAACAAATTCTGGTCCCCATTGccatcgtaacttgaggactacctacactTTTCTTTGGCAACATACAAAAGAGGTTTGTAATCTGCCTTGTAGGattccccctcctcttttcctaGTCTTTTCCCTCCCATCAAAATAAGTGTCATCCTCAACTTTTTCAACATGTCAGAGTTGTCAACTGATATTATAATAAGCTATTAAATTCAAGCATGTTAGGAAATGGTAAAATTTCAAATACTTTATTGATCCTATCAAATCATTTTGCATTCTTTCACCAAATTAGACTTAAGAAAATGGGAATCATCCTGGTCCTCATGTGTAATTTGTACATAGCACAAGAAGCCACCATCTGGATGAGCTTATGAAACACCAACAACCTGCACACAACAGATGACAATATTCTGCTGGCTGAAAATATGGATGATCTGCAAATAATCTGATTCtttctaataataaaaagaacagtGAAAAAATGACTAATTtataaagaaatcaaaataagtcAGAATGTCAGAATGTGACTGTGAAAACACTGAGGTAATAGATAGTTTCTGCCTTTTATATCACCAATAAATAAACcagaatttttatttatacatatacaaacacacTATATTGTAGTACTTAATAAGGCAGTAATGAAGGCCTAGGAAAGATACTCAAATGCCAGGATGTATCATGCAGGCAATTTTCCCCCTGCTCTAGGGAAACAAAAGCTGGATTTGAAGTAGTGT includes the following:
- the IKBIP gene encoding inhibitor of nuclear factor kappa-B kinase-interacting protein isoform X1; this translates as MAEGVGARIAEHALGRGGPSRSGGGEESSHKTSSWPLGWSTVGRVTVSSVFTLWSALILHQDMSEVKRRKGNISKPNEDEQKKKVVKSTKSMRMDLQKASSLLALVASLGLSWFLFQQSVQLAAVEKKYHILKEEAIKFQDMENKISTISEKCEMVPSLTKQLEDLNVIPQMKHLQKEISIMQIRSSRLIQEEEELQQNLTSLSDAVAKHEEKTKGISVKIADVKTDIRRISGLQTDISLLIKNLEILEDKVNKVEKAIIQNIGDLLTSSIDRTTKLQNIASENTREVKHIKAKSLELKADSTKQFNKLLELESDRAKVRTTVAFANELKPKVHNLKNDLAHLLLVLDELTLRIGRLLGDLLESQKELALLNKKLSNLTSVQTQIE
- the IKBIP gene encoding inhibitor of nuclear factor kappa-B kinase-interacting protein isoform X3; the protein is MAEGVGARIAEHALGRGGPSRSGGGEESSHKTSSWPLGWSTVGRVTVSSVFTLWRFLFQQSVQLAAVEKKYHILKEEAIKFQDMENKISTISEKCEMVPSLTKQLEDLNVIPQMKHLQKEISIMQIRSSRLIQEEEELQQNLTSLSDAVAKHEEKTKGISVKIADVKTDIRRISGLQTDISLLIKNLEILEDKVNKVEKAIIQNIGDLLTSSIDRTTKLQNIASENTREVKHIKAKSLELKADSTKQFNKLLELESDRAKVRTTVAFANELKPKVHNLKNDLAHLLLVLDELTLRIGRLLGDLLESQKELALLNKKLSNLTSVQTQIE